One Myxococcota bacterium DNA segment encodes these proteins:
- a CDS encoding DMT family transporter: MSFYFLAPIAIGVMSVLQNTLNKQLSQQFGIAMVLLINAFVILLTVGALLAFAQNFPERVGGFIAGNGTPFQFKWWYIFPGLFGFSVIFGIPVCMNQIGALAVFISFVTAQVVTSLVWDVVVDGMPLTMTKLVGAAIALAGVILVAR, encoded by the coding sequence ATGTCCTTCTATTTCTTAGCGCCTATTGCCATAGGTGTAATGAGTGTTCTCCAAAATACCTTAAATAAACAACTCAGCCAGCAATTTGGTATTGCCATGGTTTTGTTAATCAATGCGTTTGTTATTTTACTGACCGTCGGCGCGCTGCTTGCCTTCGCGCAGAATTTCCCCGAGCGCGTTGGCGGGTTTATCGCGGGAAATGGTACGCCGTTTCAATTTAAGTGGTGGTATATTTTCCCAGGCCTGTTCGGCTTTTCGGTTATCTTTGGCATCCCGGTTTGCATGAACCAGATTGGCGCCTTGGCCGTGTTTATTTCGTTCGTAACCGCGCAGGTGGTGACGTCCTTGGTCTGGGATGTTGTCGTGGACGGCATGCCATTAACAATGACTAAATTGGTAGGCGCTGCGATTGCTTTGGCCGGGGTGATATTGGTTGCCAGATGA
- a CDS encoding EAL domain-containing response regulator, with the protein MTSSRLAQTMSQEGLDIVTCEEPEAALALLSQGPFDILVVDLPLGLSLVHHISTNYPETILVGLAEGCDQQIIEQAEKVGVQIILEQLDLDTVQDSSKPGLVRHFERLEDFIAKNQVAALLQPIINLNRPNEVLGLESLARPPRHLPLWDPETLFAYAACKEHLLETDLFCLKSAFKEAKLVPGLQKLFVNLRPRSVTHPQFVEKILDLSESSGLKANQLVFELTEQQSILNIKLFLENLDHLRNLGFEIALDDFGTGFANLQWLYDLKPNYLKIAGVFCRNLESDKTKQVLLAATTEIAHKLQIPTVLENIETQAEFEAARDIGIDYGQGYYFCKPASAHDLLKQPWLVKA; encoded by the coding sequence ATGACGAGCAGCAGACTTGCTCAGACCATGAGCCAAGAAGGGCTCGATATTGTCACATGCGAAGAGCCTGAAGCAGCCCTGGCCTTGCTCTCGCAAGGACCGTTCGATATTTTGGTCGTCGACCTGCCGCTGGGTTTGTCCCTGGTGCACCATATTTCCACCAACTATCCTGAAACCATCCTGGTAGGCTTAGCGGAAGGCTGCGATCAACAGATTATTGAGCAAGCTGAAAAAGTTGGCGTGCAGATCATATTAGAGCAGCTGGACCTAGACACCGTTCAAGATTCTAGCAAACCAGGGCTCGTCAGACACTTTGAACGCCTGGAAGATTTCATCGCCAAAAACCAAGTAGCAGCGCTTTTGCAGCCTATTATTAATCTAAACCGGCCGAATGAAGTTTTGGGCCTAGAAAGTCTGGCGAGGCCGCCAAGGCATTTGCCGCTTTGGGATCCGGAAACTTTATTTGCCTACGCAGCCTGCAAAGAACATTTGCTTGAAACGGATCTTTTTTGCCTGAAGTCTGCTTTCAAAGAGGCGAAGCTCGTACCGGGCTTACAAAAGTTATTTGTTAACTTAAGACCCCGCTCGGTAACGCATCCTCAATTTGTTGAAAAGATTTTAGATCTCAGTGAGAGCTCAGGATTAAAGGCCAATCAGCTGGTTTTTGAATTGACCGAGCAGCAAAGCATTTTAAACATTAAGCTCTTTTTAGAAAATCTGGACCATTTAAGAAATCTCGGTTTTGAAATCGCACTCGATGATTTTGGAACTGGGTTTGCGAATCTTCAATGGTTGTACGACCTAAAGCCCAATTATCTGAAGATTGCTGGCGTGTTCTGTCGCAATCTTGAATCAGATAAAACTAAACAAGTTTTATTGGCAGCGACGACAGAAATTGCACATAAGCTACAAATCCCAACGGTGCTAGAAAATATCGAAACGCAGGCCGAATTTGAAGCAGCCAGAGATATTGGCATCGATTACGGACAGGGGTATTACTTCTGTAAGCCAGCATCAGCGCACGATTTGCTAAAACAGCCTTGGCTTGTTAAAGCGTAA
- the clpX gene encoding ATP-dependent Clp protease ATP-binding subunit ClpX, whose translation MSKRQKINLLTCSFCGKTQREVKKLIAGPAVYICNECVVLCDGIMHEDAKPAQIDQIPLPPPKEIKTFLDSYVIGQEDAKKVLSVAVYNHYKRVNYQSESNSVELQKSNILLLGPTGTGKTLLAQSLARMLKVPFCVADATTLTEAGYVGEDVENILLHLISAADGDIAKAQKGIVYIDEVDKISRKSEGRMAVRDVSGEGVQQALLKLIEGSKISLSSKGAKRFGQSDSSLQVDTKNILFICGGAFSGLDGIIKKRIGRQQIGFESKPPHTGPDALKEVTTEDLILFGLIPEFVGRLPVVSALSEISEADLLEILQKPKNALVKQYQKLFAMEGVDLHFTEGALRAVAHKAVLRKTGARGLRAVLEDVMLDVMYQVPFLDGIQACTITEELIREGAEPVLEFASEMPELQVAT comes from the coding sequence ATGAGCAAACGCCAAAAAATCAATCTGCTTACCTGCTCTTTTTGCGGGAAAACGCAGCGAGAGGTGAAAAAACTCATAGCCGGCCCTGCTGTCTATATATGTAATGAATGCGTGGTCCTATGCGATGGCATTATGCATGAAGACGCGAAACCAGCACAAATAGATCAAATTCCTCTGCCGCCCCCTAAGGAAATCAAAACATTTTTAGACTCCTATGTGATTGGCCAAGAAGACGCAAAAAAAGTTTTGTCTGTGGCGGTTTATAATCATTATAAGCGCGTTAATTATCAGTCAGAGTCTAATTCGGTTGAGCTTCAAAAGAGTAATATCTTGCTGCTGGGTCCGACCGGAACAGGCAAGACCCTTTTGGCACAAAGCCTAGCGCGCATGCTCAAAGTTCCTTTTTGCGTAGCCGATGCGACTACTCTCACAGAAGCTGGCTATGTGGGCGAAGATGTCGAAAATATCCTTTTACATCTCATTTCTGCCGCAGATGGCGATATTGCCAAAGCCCAAAAAGGCATTGTCTATATTGATGAAGTAGACAAAATCTCCCGCAAAAGCGAAGGTCGCATGGCAGTGCGCGATGTTTCCGGCGAAGGCGTGCAGCAAGCTTTGCTGAAATTAATCGAAGGCAGCAAAATTTCTCTCTCCTCCAAAGGTGCGAAGCGTTTCGGCCAGTCCGATTCCAGCTTGCAAGTGGATACCAAGAACATCTTGTTCATTTGTGGCGGTGCTTTCTCCGGATTGGACGGAATTATTAAAAAGCGCATTGGCCGTCAGCAAATCGGATTTGAATCTAAGCCGCCTCATACCGGGCCGGATGCTCTTAAGGAAGTAACGACCGAAGATCTGATTCTCTTTGGCCTAATTCCCGAATTCGTGGGCCGCCTACCGGTGGTAAGTGCGCTTTCCGAAATATCCGAAGCCGATTTATTAGAAATTTTGCAAAAGCCAAAAAATGCATTGGTCAAACAATATCAAAAGCTCTTCGCCATGGAAGGCGTCGATTTGCACTTTACCGAAGGTGCGCTCAGAGCAGTCGCTCACAAAGCGGTGCTCCGCAAAACCGGCGCTCGTGGTTTGCGTGCGGTGCTAGAAGACGTGATGCTCGATGTCATGTACCAAGTGCCTTTCTTGGATGGTATCCAGGCTTGCACCATTACGGAAGAGCTGATTCGTGAAGGCGCTGAGCCTGTTTTAGAATTCGCTTCCGAAATGCCCGAGCTGCAAGTCGCTACCTGA
- a CDS encoding tetratricopeptide repeat protein, translating into MRAEIKNLKAALESADLKMASELIEKAESQLQNYPILIALEGVYYAQRGFFEEALSALAIASQALPRDPGIYYNMAIILRTTGRLVAAEEAIHKALRFSPLSPLVLFELAQIQTAKGSHGEAIMTLLKCIQNANLFFPAYIALTQYLLLDNQPKLAVKLYETAVEGAPSEQFFKDRLQELKGL; encoded by the coding sequence ATGCGCGCTGAAATTAAAAATTTGAAGGCTGCTTTAGAAAGTGCAGATTTGAAAATGGCTTCAGAGCTGATTGAGAAAGCAGAATCGCAGCTACAAAACTATCCCATATTAATCGCGTTGGAAGGCGTTTATTATGCTCAAAGGGGCTTTTTCGAGGAAGCGCTCAGCGCTCTGGCCATTGCTTCTCAGGCGTTGCCGCGAGATCCAGGTATTTACTACAACATGGCGATAATTCTGCGGACAACTGGCAGATTGGTTGCCGCGGAAGAAGCCATCCATAAAGCGCTGCGTTTTAGCCCTTTAAGCCCGCTGGTACTATTTGAACTCGCGCAAATACAAACGGCAAAGGGTAGCCACGGCGAAGCGATAATGACTTTGCTCAAATGCATTCAAAATGCCAATTTATTTTTTCCCGCATATATTGCTTTAACACAATATTTATTACTCGATAACCAACCGAAACTGGCGGTTAAACTTTACGAAACGGCTGTAGAAGGCGCTCCAAGCGAACAATTTTTCAAAGATCGCCTGCAAGAATTGAAGGGCTTGTAA
- a CDS encoding aminotransferase class V-fold PLP-dependent enzyme, with protein MHILNLDANASLVPTLEAKSALIQSLTMDANPSSPHVLGRNARRLLDIARAHVAIAMGGKEKEIFFTSGASEGNRWLVDAAIATGNLKVWSTSLEHPSLAKPLARAIENGQLIKAQSIVEADLVFATAAHNETGLITDWDMILNQASPNAILVADISQTLGRLSPLPKRVDAMVASAHKIGGYPGSGAVLLRGNAKRLKAPWTGGGQEGNLRPGTEAVPLICAFGAAAAEIEAMREANNQLEPLRDYLETTLLAAWPFACRTPKSGPRIQNTSAITLKGVNGDALRISIDAAGVCVGFGSACSALAPEPSPALLSMGLTAEEARSTIRFSLNPGTDMKIIEEAIERLIKLDHR; from the coding sequence ATGCATATTCTCAACCTGGATGCAAATGCCTCACTTGTGCCTACCTTGGAGGCAAAAAGTGCATTAATCCAAAGCTTAACGATGGATGCAAACCCGTCCTCGCCCCATGTCCTGGGCAGAAATGCCAGGCGTCTGCTCGATATCGCACGTGCTCATGTCGCCATTGCGATGGGGGGCAAAGAAAAGGAGATATTTTTTACTTCTGGCGCGAGTGAGGGCAATCGTTGGTTAGTTGACGCCGCAATTGCCACGGGCAATCTTAAAGTATGGAGCACGAGCTTAGAGCATCCTTCCCTGGCAAAGCCTTTAGCCAGAGCCATCGAAAATGGTCAATTAATTAAAGCCCAAAGCATCGTAGAAGCCGATTTGGTTTTCGCGACCGCTGCACATAACGAAACCGGCTTAATCACCGATTGGGACATGATTCTAAATCAGGCCTCGCCAAATGCGATTTTAGTAGCGGATATTTCGCAAACCTTGGGCCGCTTATCGCCGTTGCCCAAGAGGGTCGATGCGATGGTGGCGTCAGCGCATAAAATTGGTGGTTATCCAGGATCTGGCGCGGTGCTGCTCAGAGGTAATGCTAAACGGTTAAAAGCCCCCTGGACCGGTGGTGGCCAAGAAGGAAATTTGCGCCCTGGCACAGAGGCAGTGCCCCTAATTTGTGCCTTTGGAGCGGCGGCAGCTGAAATCGAAGCAATGCGTGAGGCAAATAACCAACTTGAGCCTTTGCGAGATTATCTAGAAACCACTTTGCTGGCAGCTTGGCCCTTTGCATGCCGAACGCCTAAGAGCGGTCCACGCATACAAAACACATCGGCTATTACACTAAAAGGCGTTAATGGCGATGCGTTAAGAATTTCAATCGACGCCGCAGGCGTATGCGTTGGTTTTGGATCCGCATGCAGCGCGCTGGCACCTGAGCCAAGCCCGGCGCTGTTATCGATGGGCCTCACTGCCGAAGAAGCACGCTCAACCATCCGCTTTTCCCTAAATCCAGGCACAGACATGAAAATAATAGAAGAAGCCATTGAGCGTCTCATAAAGCTTGATCATCGTTGA
- the aat gene encoding leucyl/phenylalanyl-tRNA--protein transferase: MLIKRYSRGFFPWPTGDEPIRWYNPNPRFVLAFANFHIGKSLKKAIQISALNIRMDTCFSDVIHACSSEQRPEQDGTWIRDDIIKAYTQLHEKGFAHSIEAFRGDHLVGGLYGVSLGGVFFGESMFAHEGDASKIAFVKLVHQLQRWDFDFIDCQAYTEHLARFGATFWPREAFLKELSSSLDKPTRIGPWRFDS; the protein is encoded by the coding sequence ATGCTCATCAAACGATACAGCCGAGGCTTTTTCCCTTGGCCGACTGGTGATGAACCCATCCGATGGTACAATCCCAACCCACGCTTCGTACTGGCTTTCGCCAACTTTCACATTGGCAAGTCTTTGAAAAAGGCGATTCAGATTTCTGCCCTAAACATTCGAATGGACACTTGCTTCAGCGATGTTATTCATGCGTGCTCAAGTGAGCAAAGGCCGGAGCAAGACGGCACCTGGATACGTGACGATATTATTAAAGCTTACACGCAGCTGCACGAAAAAGGCTTTGCCCACAGCATCGAAGCATTTCGTGGAGACCATTTGGTCGGCGGCCTATACGGCGTATCGTTGGGCGGTGTCTTTTTCGGCGAATCAATGTTTGCTCATGAAGGCGACGCTTCGAAAATCGCCTTTGTCAAGCTGGTGCATCAACTGCAGCGTTGGGACTTTGACTTTATCGATTGCCAGGCCTATACCGAACACCTGGCTCGCTTTGGAGCCACATTCTGGCCACGAGAAGCGTTTTTAAAAGAACTGTCGAGCTCTTTAGACAAACCCACTCGCATTGGCCCCTGGAGATTTGATTCATGA
- a CDS encoding UvrD-helicase domain-containing protein: protein MTDSGRVVIAGAGTGKTYTLVQAYIECLKKHRPYEILAITFTQKAAAEMRARVISKVQELGISPRGLLSAPICTFHALCAQIVGDDIGEFELLSPIDDEKLCFTIAEQVILSKLESGRSDIGRLIARFQIRGFGDSKGLADTLVSLLPDIREQGLEPMDCGLAGIAGDIDIKSCLGEIRQNYEAFWNSKLSDGAREKLVGFLSDLDVFTAIDMSSEPAFSVAFRDMRARLAGRFGDTALRGALIDSVLKLGAALCGQYTRPDAEAIRGLLADYAERMDEHKMANRVFGFGDLLVLSKRILTRTDSKFKFVLVDEYQDTSPIQEQLVRLLTRQAELFIVGDPKQSIYGFRGADASVFDRVSGTRESLTLSRRSGGAVIELVNLLAKATLPDFGDEDMLESMHEYHGEAGAIWGAKWAEDVQRLIASGSYQPSDIVVLVRRIKTAWPMAAELHALDIPARVYGGEGFYSRQEICDFAAALYFLIEPTAPLPKLILMRSPFCQLPDSALVDWEHQTMPPIFDELRGLLGTLRVAEIIDRLLIDGGYAVAMPASQLPNILKLRTLLIDVLENYDVKIRDLWSKLDRPPKEGLAEAFGSSEQAVQIMTLHQSKGLEFPVVILADLASTPPSDSDAIVFDPTVGLAVTHKNRPLALCAPQTSDEKKKYPAPIDLVRQRKRQKADAELPRLLYVGVTRAKHAVYIVDLEEADRGLSLMRLVKQGRESSQTTFEKLMPVRRPERS from the coding sequence ATGACAGATTCAGGGCGCGTTGTCATTGCTGGTGCAGGAACGGGTAAAACCTATACGCTGGTTCAGGCTTATATCGAGTGCCTAAAAAAGCATCGACCTTACGAGATATTGGCCATCACCTTCACGCAAAAAGCAGCGGCAGAAATGCGCGCTCGCGTTATTTCTAAGGTCCAAGAGCTGGGGATATCCCCCAGAGGTTTACTCTCTGCGCCTATTTGTACTTTTCATGCACTGTGCGCACAGATTGTGGGTGATGATATCGGCGAGTTCGAGTTGCTGTCGCCGATTGACGATGAAAAGCTATGTTTCACCATTGCTGAACAAGTGATTCTTTCAAAGCTCGAAAGCGGCCGAAGCGATATTGGTCGTTTAATCGCACGCTTTCAGATCAGAGGCTTTGGCGATTCTAAAGGCTTGGCTGATACGCTGGTATCGCTCTTGCCTGACATAAGAGAGCAGGGTCTAGAGCCGATGGATTGTGGTCTCGCGGGCATCGCCGGTGACATCGATATTAAAAGCTGTCTCGGCGAAATCAGGCAAAACTACGAAGCGTTTTGGAATTCGAAGTTAAGCGATGGCGCACGTGAAAAACTCGTAGGCTTCTTGTCTGACCTAGACGTATTTACCGCCATCGATATGAGCAGTGAGCCCGCTTTTAGCGTAGCTTTTAGAGATATGCGGGCCAGGCTTGCCGGTCGCTTTGGCGACACCGCTCTGCGTGGCGCTTTAATCGATTCTGTTTTGAAGCTCGGCGCTGCGTTATGCGGACAATATACTAGACCGGATGCTGAGGCGATTCGAGGCTTGCTGGCTGATTATGCTGAGCGCATGGACGAGCATAAAATGGCTAATCGCGTGTTTGGTTTTGGCGATTTGTTGGTCTTGTCCAAACGTATTTTGACGCGCACCGATAGCAAGTTCAAGTTTGTACTGGTCGACGAATATCAAGATACCAGCCCCATCCAAGAGCAGTTGGTGAGATTGTTAACTAGGCAAGCTGAGCTATTTATCGTGGGTGATCCTAAGCAAAGCATCTATGGATTTAGAGGGGCTGATGCCAGTGTTTTTGATCGCGTATCGGGCACTCGCGAAAGTTTAACGCTTTCTAGGCGCTCGGGCGGGGCGGTGATTGAGCTTGTGAATTTGCTCGCCAAAGCAACATTACCCGATTTCGGCGACGAAGACATGCTTGAATCGATGCACGAGTATCATGGCGAAGCTGGCGCCATTTGGGGCGCAAAATGGGCCGAGGATGTGCAGAGATTGATTGCGTCTGGCAGTTACCAACCCAGCGATATTGTTGTGCTGGTCAGGCGCATCAAAACGGCATGGCCCATGGCTGCAGAGCTACATGCCTTGGACATTCCCGCACGTGTTTACGGGGGGGAAGGTTTTTACTCCCGGCAAGAGATTTGCGATTTTGCCGCAGCTTTGTATTTTTTGATTGAGCCGACAGCGCCGTTGCCCAAATTAATTTTAATGCGCTCGCCTTTTTGTCAGTTGCCCGATTCGGCATTGGTTGACTGGGAGCATCAGACAATGCCCCCGATTTTTGATGAGTTGCGTGGTTTACTTGGTACGCTAAGAGTGGCTGAAATCATCGATCGATTGCTAATCGATGGCGGATACGCAGTGGCTATGCCTGCAAGCCAACTGCCTAATATTCTCAAGCTGAGGACTCTATTAATAGATGTGCTTGAAAACTACGATGTCAAAATTCGAGATTTGTGGAGCAAGTTAGACAGGCCTCCCAAGGAAGGCTTAGCGGAAGCTTTCGGCAGCAGTGAACAAGCGGTACAGATTATGACGCTGCATCAATCAAAGGGCCTAGAGTTTCCGGTTGTAATTTTAGCCGATTTGGCGAGTACGCCACCGAGTGATTCCGATGCCATCGTATTTGACCCAACCGTTGGTCTTGCTGTAACGCATAAAAACAGGCCGTTAGCGCTATGTGCCCCACAGACAAGTGACGAGAAGAAGAAATATCCAGCGCCCATCGATTTGGTACGGCAAAGAAAGCGCCAAAAGGCGGACGCTGAACTGCCACGGCTATTATATGTAGGCGTTACTCGCGCCAAGCACGCTGTCTATATTGTTGATTTAGAAGAGGCCGACCGCGGTTTAAGCTTAATGCGTCTGGTGAAACAGGGCCGCGAGTCTTCTCAAACCACTTTCGAAAAACTTATGCCTGTGCGCCGCCCTGAACGTTCATAA
- a CDS encoding superoxide dismutase → MTFKLPELPYSKDALAPHISSETLDYHHGKHHQTYVTNLNNLTEGTELANKSLEELIKTQSGGIFNNAAQVWNHTFYWHSMAPKAGGEPQGKIGAQIAADFGSFEAFKEQFNKAATGQFGSGWAWLVQDASGKLAIEATSNAGCPIKVGKKPILTCDVWEHAYYIDYRNARAKYVEAWWQLVNWDFANSNLA, encoded by the coding sequence ATGACATTTAAACTACCTGAACTTCCCTATTCCAAAGATGCATTAGCCCCCCATATTTCGAGCGAAACGCTAGATTACCACCACGGTAAGCATCACCAAACATACGTTACCAATTTAAATAATCTTACTGAAGGCACTGAGCTTGCGAACAAAAGCTTAGAAGAGTTGATCAAAACTCAAAGTGGCGGCATTTTTAACAATGCAGCTCAGGTCTGGAATCATACGTTCTATTGGCACAGCATGGCGCCCAAAGCCGGCGGCGAGCCTCAAGGCAAAATTGGCGCACAAATTGCTGCAGATTTTGGTTCTTTCGAAGCTTTCAAAGAACAGTTTAATAAAGCTGCTACAGGTCAATTTGGCTCAGGCTGGGCCTGGCTCGTTCAAGACGCTTCAGGCAAGCTTGCTATCGAAGCAACTTCTAACGCTGGTTGCCCAATCAAAGTCGGCAAAAAGCCGATTTTAACCTGCGATGTTTGGGAACACGCCTATTACATTGATTATCGAAACGCGCGCGCCAAATACGTCGAAGCTTGGTGGCAGCTGGTGAACTGGGATTTCGCTAACAGCAACTTGGCTTAA
- a CDS encoding YqgE/AlgH family protein yields MFHSLAPCLLLSLPDTVMLLAMHQDDSAMGFVLNRQTQLSFHELMMDLSITPQIPDRRVLWGGPVSKNSGFLLYEHAAGQPLDEGLYITDTVSLSPSKKLLERAALGEVTGRFDLILGYMGFGPGQLERELKHGTYLHTPFFEDIAFKTPLSERFNHGFSQIGLTPIAFMNVQGGAQA; encoded by the coding sequence ATGTTCCATTCACTTGCACCTTGCCTGCTCTTGTCTCTACCAGACACCGTCATGCTCTTGGCCATGCACCAAGACGATAGCGCCATGGGATTTGTGCTGAACAGGCAGACGCAGCTCTCGTTTCATGAGCTGATGATGGATCTATCGATTACGCCTCAAATCCCCGACCGTAGGGTCTTATGGGGTGGGCCTGTTTCCAAAAACTCAGGCTTTCTTTTATATGAGCACGCAGCGGGTCAGCCTTTAGATGAAGGTCTTTATATTACCGATACGGTGTCGCTCTCGCCGTCCAAAAAGTTACTAGAACGTGCCGCTTTGGGCGAAGTCACAGGCAGGTTCGATCTAATTCTTGGCTATATGGGTTTTGGGCCGGGTCAGCTCGAACGCGAGCTTAAGCATGGCACTTATTTGCACACACCTTTTTTCGAAGACATAGCTTTTAAAACGCCCCTTTCGGAGCGGTTCAATCATGGCTTCAGCCAGATTGGCCTAACGCCCATCGCTTTTATGAACGTTCAGGGCGGCGCACAGGCATAA
- the tsaD gene encoding tRNA (adenosine(37)-N6)-threonylcarbamoyltransferase complex transferase subunit TsaD, whose protein sequence is MNPKFLLAIESSCDDCAVAILNSEGDVLADVIHSQIKPHSPFGGIVPELASRQHLARIALMVDAALKQAALQPNQIEAIAATNRPGLIGSLLVGVQFAKGFAQAIDIPILGIHHIEGHLLAGFGEPDFPKPPFIGLIVSGGHSAIYLVDEAYHITTLGQTRDDAAGEAFDKIGRMLGLPYPAGKEIDALAQEGDAQRYAFPIAFRSKESLEYSFSGLKTAAKLMIEKLALNEQEKKDFCASLQSTISQTLLAKAKIALQRHNVDKLVIGGGVAANSRIRADAEILRAEGFHVYLPEKKHCTDNAVMIARAALRRFKLGEESGLDLPVRASSAY, encoded by the coding sequence ATGAACCCCAAATTTTTATTAGCCATTGAATCCAGTTGTGATGATTGTGCTGTGGCGATTTTAAATTCTGAAGGAGATGTGTTGGCTGATGTCATACACTCCCAGATAAAGCCGCACTCGCCTTTCGGCGGCATTGTGCCTGAACTTGCTTCACGCCAGCACTTGGCGCGCATTGCTTTGATGGTCGATGCTGCTTTGAAGCAGGCGGCTTTGCAGCCAAATCAAATCGAAGCTATTGCGGCCACCAACCGACCTGGGTTGATTGGTTCTTTATTGGTGGGCGTGCAATTTGCCAAAGGATTTGCACAGGCAATCGATATTCCGATTTTGGGTATTCATCATATTGAAGGTCATTTGCTTGCTGGGTTTGGGGAGCCGGATTTCCCAAAGCCACCTTTTATTGGGCTAATTGTCTCGGGCGGTCACTCGGCTATTTATCTGGTGGATGAGGCGTATCATATCACCACACTAGGGCAAACACGCGATGACGCCGCTGGTGAGGCGTTTGATAAGATTGGTCGTATGCTGGGCTTGCCTTATCCCGCCGGCAAAGAAATAGATGCATTAGCACAGGAAGGTGATGCACAACGTTATGCTTTCCCGATTGCTTTTAGATCTAAAGAATCGCTTGAGTATTCTTTTTCGGGCTTAAAGACCGCGGCTAAATTGATGATTGAAAAGCTGGCATTGAATGAGCAGGAGAAGAAAGACTTTTGCGCTAGCTTGCAAAGTACCATATCTCAAACGCTGCTTGCGAAGGCCAAAATCGCTTTGCAGCGCCATAATGTTGATAAATTGGTGATTGGCGGTGGTGTCGCTGCGAACTCTCGCATTCGGGCGGACGCTGAAATCTTGCGCGCCGAGGGCTTTCATGTCTATTTGCCTGAAAAAAAGCATTGCACGGATAATGCTGTGATGATTGCCAGGGCTGCTCTAAGAAGGTTTAAACTGGGCGAGGAGTCGGGACTGGATTTACCCGTCAGGGCAAGTTCTGCTTATTAA
- a CDS encoding TIGR04563 family protein, translating into MATPSKKKRSLYIPENLLAEMQLEASRQDRSLSWMVQQAWKIAREDIKKLPSVTDVFEVKDRARLSGLQL; encoded by the coding sequence ATGGCGACGCCGAGTAAGAAAAAGCGCTCTCTTTACATCCCTGAAAACCTATTGGCTGAAATGCAGTTAGAAGCCAGTCGCCAAGACCGAAGTTTGTCGTGGATGGTCCAGCAGGCTTGGAAGATCGCACGTGAGGACATTAAAAAGCTCCCCTCCGTCACGGATGTTTTTGAAGTTAAAGACCGAGCTCGGCTTTCCGGGCTTCAGCTGTAG
- the rlmB gene encoding 23S rRNA (guanosine(2251)-2'-O)-methyltransferase RlmB has translation MKSFSFGTHAVSAILKFQPSRAIKLCIQEGGEKDSAVADAKAARIPVETWTRNKFKDQFGVDAVHQGVALEVRPFPYVDLSDVIAMEPTLCVVLDSIEDPRNLGRAARAAFAMGAQALIIPKDRAAEVTATAEKAAVGALSRIPVAQVTNLNRALESLKKAGLWIIGTSDKAKVPTWKCDLTKPVALVVGNEEKGLRPQVMDNCDELLQIPMQSKDMSLNAADALTVLLYEVVRQRASL, from the coding sequence ATGAAATCATTCAGTTTCGGCACGCATGCCGTTTCCGCTATTCTCAAATTTCAACCCAGCAGAGCCATTAAGCTATGCATTCAAGAAGGCGGGGAAAAAGATAGCGCGGTGGCGGATGCTAAAGCTGCCAGAATTCCCGTGGAAACCTGGACGCGTAATAAGTTCAAGGACCAGTTTGGCGTAGACGCTGTGCATCAAGGCGTCGCCTTAGAAGTCCGCCCGTTTCCCTATGTGGATTTGAGCGATGTGATTGCCATGGAGCCGACCTTATGTGTGGTTCTGGATAGTATCGAAGACCCCAGAAATCTAGGCAGAGCTGCCAGAGCAGCCTTCGCCATGGGCGCGCAGGCGCTGATTATCCCAAAAGATCGCGCGGCCGAAGTGACTGCCACAGCTGAAAAAGCTGCCGTTGGGGCACTGTCTCGCATACCCGTCGCTCAGGTCACCAACCTGAATCGCGCGCTCGAAAGTCTTAAAAAGGCCGGCCTATGGATTATCGGCACCAGCGATAAGGCGAAAGTGCCAACTTGGAAATGCGATTTGACCAAGCCAGTGGCTTTGGTCGTGGGCAATGAAGAAAAAGGGCTTAGGCCGCAAGTGATGGACAACTGCGATGAGCTTTTGCAAATCCCGATGCAGAGCAAAGATATGAGTCTGAACGCCGCAGACGCGCTAACGGTGCTTCTATATGAAGTGGTAAGGCAACGCGCTTCGCTTTAA